Part of the candidate division KSB1 bacterium genome, ATCATGAACGGCCATTCCCACCCAATGCCCCAGGCCATATCGACCGGATTGGATGGATTTTTTGTAATTCTCAACAAAATTTGTTGCAGCTTTTGTGTATTCCGGTTTGGAAAATGTTGCCTCCGCCAGAACCTTTTCCATCGTGATTGCCGCACGCTGCTTAATTTCTTTGCCCGTATTAAAGGGTTTTATTTCATCCAAAATAGCTTTATAACATCCCAGATAAAAACCATACAATTCCCTTTGCCATTGTTCAAACTTTCCATTAACGGGCCATTGGCGTGTAACATCGGTAGTGTAATATCCGACATTGGGTCCGCTATCCATCAAGATTAATTCACCATCCACCAATTGTTTTTTACTGGCATGATAATGGGGGTACCAGGAGTTTTTACCACCCGCAACCAGGGAATAATATGCATGTCCCTGTGCACCACCGCGGAAGAAGATAAATTTTGCGACAGCGTCCAGCTCGTATTCCCAAACGCCCGGTATTGTGGATCTCATCGCTTCCATCAAAGCCAGGCCTGATAAACGCGTGGCTTTCCGAATAAGTTTTAGCTCACGATCGGACTTTATAAGCCGCATTTGATCCAGAATTGGTGATAAGTCTTTTACCTCTTTATTCACCGTTTTTTTGACAAGTTTAATAAAATTTTGCTCACGGGAAATACGACCGTCCCATGGATCCGCTTTGATGTCCTTGATTCTTCGAACGGCCAGACCGCGACTCGTCGCATAGCCTTCCGGCGGGCTCAAAGGAGTATAAACTTCAATTTCAGGATTTGAAGCTGTCAATTGAGCGAGGTGTTCTGAAAGCATACCAACTGCAGAAACGGAATCTATGCCCGTTAACTTTCTAACCAGTTGGTCATCTTCAGCTGAAAATAATTTTCCTTCAACACGTTCCCGGCGTTCATTTCTTGCAGGTAGATACACCGTGGCTGTTTGAGTAGAGCCATTTAACAGGAGGTA contains:
- a CDS encoding aminopeptidase P family protein encodes the protein MRKISVLIFCLFVSSSIFAQEIPLFTTDFPPEEFAERRARVYEAMGKNGIALIQGAPMPHGYVKFRQYNEFYYLCGVESPYSYLLLNGSTQTATVYLPARNERRERVEGKLFSAEDDQLVRKLTGIDSVSAVGMLSEHLAQLTASNPEIEVYTPLSPPEGYATSRGLAVRRIKDIKADPWDGRISREQNFIKLVKKTVNKEVKDLSPILDQMRLIKSDRELKLIRKATRLSGLALMEAMRSTIPGVWEYELDAVAKFIFFRGGAQGHAYYSLVAGGKNSWYPHYHASKKQLVDGELILMDSGPNVGYYTTDVTRQWPVNGKFEQWQRELYGFYLGCYKAILDEIKPFNTGKEIKQRAAITMEKVLAEATFSKPEYTKAATNFVENYKKSIQSGRYGLGHWVGMAVHDVGQYSGKYLPGMVFTIEPALRVPEEKIYIRLEDMILITKDGIEILSEFVPMDMEEIESLMQEPGILQNYPEVKTLSSGMIPK